Part of the Crossiella cryophila genome, GCCAGGTGGGGTGGGGTGGGGCTGTGGATAAGTGGGTGGGTGTGGATGGGTTGCGATCTTGGGGGGTGGGGAGGGGGGAATGTGTGCTATTGGCCGAAGGGGCCTGATTCGGGGAGGCGGAGGTCTGGTTTGTCCAGTTCCTCGACGTTGACGTCCTTGAAGGTGATGACCCGGACGTTCTTCACGAACCTCGCGGGGCGGTACATGTCCCACACCCACGCGTCCGACATGCGCACCTCGAAGTAGACCTCGCCGTCGGCGTTGCGCACCTGCACGTCCACCGCGTTGGCCAGATAGAACCGCCGCTCGGTCTCCACGACGTAGGCGAACTGACCGACTATGTCGCGGTATTCCTTGTAGAGCTGAAGCTCCATCTCGGTCTCGTACTTCTCGAGATCCTCCGCGCTCATCCGCCTTCGACCCCTCGTCGTGACACTGCCGCCCCCTCAGCGAGGCGTCCTGGTGGAACCAACACATTCTGGACTACCGGGGCAACGCCGTTTCGGGCGGTCGCGAGCAATCCGGTTTTCACCCGCCGGGGCGGGGTCAGGCCATGTTCCTCGGCGGCGGCCACGACGTTGGCGTAGCTCCACCGGTGTTCGTCGGTGGGGCCGTGGGTTCGCAGTGCCGCACTGTGTTCCGCGGTGCTGTAACCCTTGTGCACATCGAAGCCGTACCTCGGGTGCCGCTGGTGTAACTCGGTCATGATGCGGTCCCTGGTGACCTTGGCCAGCACGCTGGCCGCGGCGACGCAGGCCACCGCCTGGTCGCCCTTGATGACCGGCATGTTGGGGGCGGTCAGGCCGGGGACCCGGAAGCCGTCGGTGAGCACGTAGCCGGGATGCGGTGACAGCCTCGCCACCGCCCGGCGCATGCCCTCCAGGTTGACCACGTGGATGCCGAGGGCGTCCACCTCGGCCGGGTCGACCACCACCACCGAATGTGCCACCGACCGGTCCAGGACCAGGTCGTACATCCGGTCGCGGGTGGCCGCGGTGAGCAGTTTGGAATCGGTCAGGCCCTCGAACCGGCGGGTGTCGCCTGGGCGCAGCACGCATGCGGCGACCACCAGTGGTCCGGCGCACGCGCCCCGTCCCGCCTCGTCGACCCCGGCCACCGGGCCCAGGCCGCGCCGGTCCAGCGCGGCTTGCAACGCCCAGTTGCCGGAGCTGCCGCGGACCACCGCTCGCGGTGGGCGCAGCTCGGCCTTCGAGTCATCCGGACGGGGCGACACCTTGGCCCCAGCCATGATCAGTCGAGATCCCGCTTCTTCCGGGAACGCAGCGGACGTAGGCCCCGGCGGATCAGCCACAGCGTGGGCACGGCGCCCACCATGCCGATCCCCGCGGGGATCCCGGCCTGCCACGGCGCGGCGCCAAGGGCGGCGGCCTGCGGGTTCGGGTCGTCGATGGTCTGCCAGCGGCCTGGCGGCAGCACGATGACCTGCGCCTTGCCGATCACGTTGGCCACCGGCACCGGACCGTGCCCCTCGGCCCGGGAGTCCGAGGAGTTGTTCCGGTTGTCGCCCATCATCCAGAGGTGGCCCTGCGGCACCGTGATCGGACCGAACCGGGTCTGGTCCTGGGCCCCGCCGTTGCGCTCGGGATCCCAGTACAGGTAGGGCTCGGTCAACGGCTTGCCGTCGACCAGCAACCGGTTCTGGTCGTCGCAGCACTGCACGGTCTGCCCGCCGACCGCGATCACCCGCTTGACGAAGTCCCGCTCGTCCGGCGGCGCGAGGCCGATGAACGAACCGAGGCCCTGGAACCAGCGGATGAAGGAACTCGACGAGCGGGATCCCACGATCTCCGGGCTCCACGAGTCGGGGCCGCGGAAGACCACGACGTCACCCGGCTTGGGATCGCTGAAGCGGTAGGTCACCTTGTCGACCAGCACCCGGTCGTTCGTGCACCCGTCGCAACCGTGGAGCGTCTGCTCCATGGACTGCGACGGGATCACGTACACCCGGGCCAGGAACTCCTGGATCAGGAAGGTGAGCAGCAGCGCGACCACGATCAGGATCGGCAGCTCCTTCCAGAAGGAGCCCTTTTTCTTGGGCTTCTTCGTATGGAAGGGCTTCTCCTCCGACGCCCCGGCCCCGGCACGCGGGGTGCCGTGGGCGGGGGTGGAGTCATCCGGATCGTTGTGCTGAGGCTGGGAAGCCACGATGTCGGCCACCGAATCAGGCTACGTGACGGAGACGACGCCCGATCACTTGGCGGGGACCGTGTCCCGCTTCTCCTTGATCTTGGCGGCCTTGCCGCGCAGGTTGCGCAGGTAGTAGAGCTTGGCCCGGCGCACGTCGCCGCGGGTCACCAGCTCGATCTTGGCCAGGTTCGGGGAGTGCACCGGGAAGGTGCGCTCGACGCCGACGCCGAAGGAGACCTTGCGGACGGTGAAGGTCTCGCGGATGCCACCGTTCTGGCGGCGGATGACCACGCCCTGGAAGACCTGCACGCGCTCACGAGAACCCTCGATGACGCGAACGTGCACCTTCAGCGTGTCCCCCGGGCGGAATTCCGGGATGTCAGAACGCAGCGACTGGGCGTCCAGAGCGTCCAGGATGTTCATGGGTGTTCCGTCCTCGTCATTCTCAGAGTTCTCACTTACGCCCTAGGTCCATCGCCGGGTGTGCGAGAGGGCCCGTCAGGGGTGAGCTTCCGGTGTGCGCGCCGGTCAGGGACCGGCAGCAGCAACCTGTCCAGTGTGCCAGACGGGGTAGTCGGGCACGAAATCGGCCTGCTCAGGCCGGGTGCTCCTCGGCGCGGAGCTGTTCGAGCAGCTTGCGGTCGTGCTTGTCCAGCGACTCCGCGGGCAGCGCGGCCAGCAGCTCGGGACGGCGGTGGTAGGTGCGCTCCAGGGCACGGTCCCGGCGCCAGCGGTTGATCGCGGCGTGGTTGCCAGAGCGCAGCACGTCGGGCACCGGCATGTCCTGCCAGACCTCGGGCCGGGTGTAGCTGGGGCCTTCGAGCAGCCCGTCGGAGAAGGAGTCCTGCTCGTGCGATGCCTGGTTGCCCAGCACCCCCGGCAGCAGCCGGACCACCGCCTCGACCATGACCAGCACCGCGGCCTCGCCGCCGATGAGCACGTAGTCGCCGATGGAGACCTCGTCCACCGGCATCCGCCGCGCGGCCGCGTCCACCACCCGCTGGTCGATGCCCTCGTAGCGCCCGCAGGCGAAGACGAGGTGCTGCTCACGGGCGTAGGCGTGGGCCATGGCCTGGGTGAACGGGCGGCCGGCCGGGGTGGGCACGATCAGCCGGGGGGTGGGTTCGGCCGGGCAGATGGCATCCAGTGCCTCGCCCCAGACCTGCGGTTTCATCACCATGCCCGGCCCGCCGCCGTACGGGCTGTCATCCACCGAGCGGTGCACGTCGTGCGCGTAGTCGCGCAGGTCGTGCACGCCGAGCTGGATCAGGCCGCGGTCCAGGGCCTTGCCGAGCAGCGCCTCCCGCAGCGGGGAGACGTACTCGGGGAAGATGGTGATGACGTCGAGGCGCACGCGCGTGTTCGTTCCTACTGGTCGAAGAGGCCCTCGGGCGGGTCGATGACGACCCGGCCGCCGGCGAGGTCGACCTCGGGCACGATCGCGGCCACGAAGGGCACGAGCAGCTCAGTGCCGTCGGCGTCGAGCACGAGCAGCTCGCCGCCGGGGCCGTGGATGACCTCGCGCACCACGCCGATGGCCGCCCCGGTGGTGTCCACCGCGGCCAGGCCCTCGAGCTGGTGGTCGTAGAAGGAGTCCGGCTCGGTGATCTCGGGCAGCTCGCTGACCTGGACGGTGAGCAGGACGCCGCGCAGGGAGTCGGCGGCACCGCGGTCGGCGATGCCCTCGAAGCTCACCAACAGCCGCCCGGCGTGTGGCCGGGCGGCTGTGACGGTGAGACGTCGGGCAACGCCCTGACGCGGCTTGCCGGTCAGGACGGTGCCGATGGCGAACCGGTCGTCCGGCTCGTCGGTGTGCACGTCCACGACGAGTTCGCCGCGGATGCCGTGCGACCGGGCGATACGCCCGACGACCACTTCGGTGCTCACGGAGATGACGTCCGCGGCGCTCAGCGGTCGGTGTCGACGACGTCGACCCGGAGGCCGCGGCCGCCGATACCGGACATGACGGTGCGCAGGGCGGTCGCCGTGCGACCGCCGCGGCCGATCACCTTGCCGAGGTCCTCGGGGTGCACGTGCACCTCGAGAGTCCGCCCACGGCGAGTCGTGATCAACTGGACGCGCACGTCGTCCGGGTGGTCGACGATGCCGCGGACCAGGTGCTCAAGAGCGTCCGCGAGTACCGTCATGCGCCGGCGTCCTCGGCCTTCTCGGCACCCTCGGCGGCGGCCGCGGGGGCCTCCTCAGCGGGCTTGTCGGCCTTCTTCGGGGCCTTCTTCGACTTCGGCGTGGTGGCGTCGGTCGACGGCTCCTCGCCGGCGGCGGCGAGCGCGGCCTCGAACAGGGACTTCTTGTCGACCTTGGGCTCCTTGACCTTCAGGGTGCCCTCGGCGGGGGCCGGCAGGCCCTTGTACTTCTGCCAGTCACCGGTCAGCTCGAGCAGGCGCTGCACGGGCTCGGTCGGCTGCGCGCCGACACCCAGCCAGTACGCCGCACGCTCGGCGTTGACCTCGATGAAGCTCGGCTCGTCCTTGGGGTGGTACTTGCCAATCGTCTCGATCGCCTTGCCGTTGCGCCGGGTGCGCGCGTCGGCGACCACGATGCGGTAGTACGGCTGGCGGATCTTGCCAAGGCGCATGAGCTTGATCTTGACGGCCACGGGTAGCGGTGCTCCTCGAAATTTTGTGCTGCTCACGGGTGAGCGCCCACCTGTCCGCGTGGGGTTGCGGGTGTGGTGCGCTCGGTTGTCGGAGCCGTGGCACGGTGAGAGGGACCGACCATGGCGGACAGCCAGCCATTGTGCCAGACGGGGTGCGCCGGGGACGAATCCGGGGGCGGTTCAGGCGAAGGCGGACAGCGTGACGCCTGCCTCGGTCAGCGCGCTCCGGACCGCGATCGCGTGCGCCACCGCGCCCGGGGTGTCCCCGTGCAGGCAGAGCGAGCGGGCCTGGCTGGCCAGCACCGATCCGTCCACCGCGACGATCTGGCCGCGCTCGGCCAGCCGCACCGCGCGGTCCACCACCTCGGCGGTACTGGTCAGCAGCGCGCCGGGCTGACTGCGCGGGACCAGGGTGCCCTCCGGGGTGTAGCCGCGGTCGGCGAATGCCTCCTGGACCGCGGGCAGGCCGGCCGCCTCGGCCGCGGCGAGCAGCCGGGAGCCGGGCAGGCCGAGCACCGGGAGTTCGCCGAAGGCACGCACGCCGGCGACCACCGCGGCGGCCTGGGCCTCGTGGTGCACGACCGCGTTGTAGAGCGCGCCGTGCGGTTTGACGTAGCGGACCTCGGTGCCCGCCGCGCGGGCGCACGCGGAGAGCGCGCCGATCTGGTAGAGCACCTCGTCGGCCAGCTCGGCCGGGTCGGCGTCGATGAAGCGGCGGCCGAAGCCGGCCAGGTCGCGGTAGGAGACCTGGGCGCCGACCGCGACCCCTGACCTGGCCGCGGCCTGGCAGACCCGGCGCATGGTGGCCGGGTCGCCCGCGTGGAAGCCGCAGGCCACGTTGGCCGAGGTGACCACGTCCAGCAGTGCCTCGTCATCGCCCAGCCGCCAGATGCCGAAGCCCTCGCCGAGGTCGCTGTTGAGGTCCAGCCTCATGCCGGGATCACCCCTGTCATGATCAGCAGCATGCCCAGCGCGGGCAGCAGGTTGTTGACCTGGTGCACCACGATGCTGGCCAGCAGGCCGCCGGTGTACATCCGGGCCAGGCCCATCGGGATCGCGATGAACAGCAGCAGCGGGGTGCGCTCCGGCTCGAAGTGCGCGACCGCGAAGACCATGGTGCTCAGCACGAACGCGGCCCAGCGGCCCCAGCCGAGGCGTTCCACCGCGCCCCAGAGCAGGCCGCGGTAGACGATCTCCTCGCACAGCGGGCCGACCAGCCACAGGTGCAGGAAGACGACCACGGCCAGCACCGGGGACATGGTCGCGCCGTCGAGGACCTTGCCGACCGCGGAGTTGGCCTGGTCGTTGCCGACCCAGGCGGCCCAGATCCGGGTGGCGTAGAGGGTCGGCACCAGGGCGATCGCGCCGATGGCCAGGCCGATGCCGGCGTGCCGCCAGTTCCAGCGCAGCCGCAGGTCGGCCAGTGGGCCGTTGCCGCGCAGCATGGTGATCAGCACCGCGACCAGCGCGCCGGTCAGGGTGGGCAGGGCCAGCACCGCGACCAGCTCGAACTGCCCGATCCGGGCGCCGGGGGCGGGCCGCAACAGTGCACTGAGCGTGACCGAGACCAGCAGGAACGCACCGAAGGAGACCACGAACGCGCCAAAGCCCCACCGATGCGGTTTGGCCGGGGTGTCGAAGAGCGCGTCCGCCGGGCGCTCGCCGAGGCCGCGCAGGATCGCCCACCAGCGGAGCCCCGCTGGAGGATCGCCCACCGGCTCCGGCGTCTGCGGTGCGTTCACGGGCGCCTCCGAGCGGCTGGGCTTGCGATCGGGAAGAACTGTCCCACTCTAGCCAGAAGGACTACCCGGCGTAGCGGGGCCGGGACCTAGGACGGCACCAGGTTCGCGCCGAAGAAGAAGATCAGCGCAGGCAACAGGTTGTTCACCGCGTGCGCCACGATGCTGGCGCCGATGCGCCCGGTGAGCATCCTGGCCCAGCCCATCGCGACGCCCTGGGCGAACAGCGCCAGGGTGCGGTCGGGTTCCTGGTGCATGAGGGAGAAGACCAGCGCGGTGAGCACCAGGATCGCGTACCTGGGCACCCGGTACTGCTCCAGCGCGCCCCAGAGCGCGCCCCTGGTCAGCAGTTCCTCGGTGAGCGGGGCGCCGATGAACAGGAACAGGGCGAGCAGGGCCAGCCAGACGGTGCGGCCCTCGTTGCCGGCGAAGATGCCGGTGGCCGGGGGTGGGGAGCCGCCGCCGAGGCCGAACACGATCGGGTTGATGAGGAAGGCGGCGCCGATGGAGATCGCGCCGCAGACCAGGCCGACCCTGAGGTCGCGCAGGGTGGGCACGATGCCGAAGTCGCGGCGCAGACCGCTGCCCTTCCACCAGCTCGCGATGGCCGGGACCAGGCCGAGCAGCAGGTTGGGCGCGAAGGAGAGCAGCAGGAGCGGGCCGAGCACCGGGGGTTCGGCGGGGTCGAAGCCGCGGAACTGACCGGCCATCACGGCGTTGATGATCAGTCCGGCCAGGTGGAAGGCGCCGTAGCCCAGGACGAAGACCAGGATGCCCCAGTGCACGCTGGTCCGGGTGGCGGCGACCTGCTGGGCTTCGTAGTAGGTGGGGTGCAGGTAGGGATCGCGGTTCTGGTCGACGTCGCGCATGGGGGCGGAGTAGGTGGACCAGGACGGGGGTGCGGCCGGGGCGGGGCCGTAGCCGGGGATGTCGGCCACCGGGAAGGTGGCTGGGGGCTGGCCGAGGCCGTGCGGCTGGGCGGCGGCACCGGCGGGCGGCGCGGCGGCTGGGACCGAGGGCGGCAGGGCAGCGGGGGCGCTGAGATGCGGCGCGGCGGCGGGGGCGGCGGCTGCGGGTGCTTCGGCCTGCGGTGCGGTGGGCCAGGTGGGTGGCGGCTGGCCAGGGGACGCCGCGGCGGCCGTGGGCTCGCCGGGTGGCGGGGCTGGGCTGCCGGGTGGCGCCGGGCGGGTGAAGCCCGTGGGTGGGGTGGGCGCGTCCGCGTGGTCTGGGGCCCCTGTCATCTGGTCCTCCCCCGAATCAGGTGTACGGGTGGCCGCCGAGCACGACCAGTTCCGGGCTGCGCAGCACACCCAGGTCGCTTCTCGGGTCCTCGGCGTATACCACCAGGTCGGCCGGTGCGCCGTGGGTCAGGGCCGGCCTGCCCAGCCACTCGCGGGCGGCCCAGGACGCGGCGCCGATGGCCGCCTCCCTGCTCATGCCCACCCGGTGCAGGGCGGCGATCTCGTCGGCGATGCGGCCGTGTTTGATGCCGCCGCCGGCGTCGGTGCCCGCGTAGACCGGGACGCCGGCCTCGATCGCGGCGGCCATGGTGTCGGCGCAGCGGGCGTGCAGGTCGAGCATGTGCTCGGCGTAGCGCGGGTACTTGCCCGCCTTGGCCGCGATGCCGGGGAACAGCTCGATGTTGATCAGGGTGGGGACCAGCGCGGTGCCGCGGCGGGCCATCTCGGCGATGGTGTCCCCGGTCAGGCCGGTGCCGTGTTCGATGCAGTCGATGCCCGCGTTGACCAGGCCGGGGACCGCGTCCTCTGAGAAGACGTGCGCGGTGACCCTGGCGCCGGCGGCGTGCGCGGCGGCGATGGCCTCGGTGAGGATCCGGTCCGACCAGAGCGGGGCCAGGTCGCCGGTGCCGCGGTCGATCCAGTCGCCGACGATCTTGACCCAGCCGTCGCCATCGGCGGCCTGTTCGGCCATGGCCGCGGGCAGCAGTTCCTCGTGTTCCAGTTCCGCGCTGATGTAGGGGATATAGCGCTTGGGACGGGAGAGGTGCCTGCCCGCGCGGATGATCCGGGGCAGGTCGGCGCGCTCCTGCAGCGGGCGGGTGTCCAGCGGGGAGCCGCAGTCGCGCAGCAGCAGCGCGCCGGCGTCGCGGTCGGTGCGGGCCTGGTCGACGGCCTCGGGCAGTTCCACCGCGCCGTTGGGGCCAAGGCCGACGTGGCAGTGCGCGTCGACCAGGCCGGGCAGCAGGTAGCCGCCCTCGTGCAAGGTCTGGGCGGCGCGGACGGGCTCATGCGAGATGAGCCCGTCCGCGATCCACAGGTCCCGGTGTTCGCCCTCCGGGAGGAGGACGCCGCGCAGGTGGAACGCTGGTGGTGCCTGGGTCACTTGTCGAACTTCAGCTTCGAGGGGTCGAAGCCGGGCGGGAGCTGGTCCAGGTTGGACAGCGCCGGGGGCAGCTCGTTGAGGCCCTTGGGCATGCCGGACAGGTCGGGCATGCCGCCGGGGAAGCCGGGCATGCCGCCCATGCCGGGGAAGCCGCCGCGGATCTTGGGCGGGGTCGGGCCCTTGCCCTTCTTCCCCTTCTTGCCCTTGCGGCCCTTGCCGCCGCCCCTGGTGGCGCTGCCGCCGCCGATGCCGAAGCGTCCGGCCATCTGCTGCATCATCTTCTTGGCGTCGAAGAAGCGGTTGACCAGGTTGTTGATCTCGCTGATCGCCACGCCGGAGCCCTTGGCGATGCGCTGCCGCCGGGAGGCGTTGATGATCTTCGGGTCGGCCCGCTCGGCCGGGGTCATGCCGCGGATGATCGCCTGCACCCGGTCCAGCTGCTTCTCGTCGACCTGGGCGATGGCGTCCTTCATCTGCCCGGCGCCGGGCAGCATGCCGAGCAGGTTGGCGATCGGGCCCATCTTGCGCACGGCCATCATCTGCTGGAGGAAGTCCTCCAGGGTCAGCTCGCCGGCGCCCAGCTTCTGCGCCTGCTTCTCCGCCTCCTGGGCGTCGAAGACCTGTTCGGCCTGCTCGATCAGGGTGAGCACGTCACCCATGCCGAGGATGCGGCTGGCCATCCGGTCGGGGTGGAAGACGTCGAAGTCCTCCAGCTTCTCCCCGTTGGAGGCGTACATGATCGGCTGGCCGGTGACCTCGCGGACGCTGAGCGCGGCGCCACCGCGGGCGTCGCCGTCGAGCTTGGTCAGCACGACGCCGGTGAAGCCGACGCCCTCCTGGAAGGCGGTCGCGGTGCTGACCGCGTCCTGGCCGATCATCGCGTCGACCACGAACAGCACCTCGTCGGGCTGCACGGCGTCGCGGATGTCCGCGGCCTGCTTCATCAGCTCCTCGTCGACGCCGAGGCGGCCGGCGGTGTCGACGATGACCAGGTCGTGCTGGGACTTGCGGGCTTCCTCGATGGCCAGCCTGGCCACCGCGACCGGGTCGCCGACGCCGTTGCCCGGCTCGGGCGCGAACACCGGCACGCCTGCCCGCTGGCCGACCACCTGGAGCTGGTTGACCGCGTTGGGCCGCTGGAGGTCGCAGGCGACCAGCAGCGGGGTGTGGTTCTGCCCGGCCAGGTGCTTGGCCAGCTTGCCGGCCAGGGTGGTCTTACCGGCGCCCTGCAGACCGGCGAGCATGATCACCGTGGGCGGGGTCTTGGCCAGGTTGAGCCGACGGGTCTCGCCGCCGAGGATGGCGACGAGTTCCTCGTTGACGATCTTGACGACCTGCTGGGCCGGGTTCAGCGCCTGGGAGACCTCGGCGCCCTTGGCCCGCTCCTTGATCTGCGCGATGAAGCTGCGCACGACGGGCAGCGCCACGTCGGCCTCGAGCAGTGCGATCCTGATCTCGCGACAGGTCGCGTCGATGTCGGCATCGGACAGTTTGCCCTTGCCGCGCAGGTTCTTCAGGACCGATGTGAGGCGGTCGGAAAGGGTGTCGAACACGGGTCTCGGGCTCCAGCGGGGTCAGGACGGCAACAGAGTTCCTGACCCTAAGGCTAGCCGTCAGCGCGACCGCGAACCCACCAACTCCAGTTTCAGGCCGTTCGCGACGTCCGAGCGGTAGATCAGGGTGACCTCCGGCCAGCCCCGCAGCGGCCGTCCGGCGGTGAGCCGGGCGCTGATCCGCAGGGCCCGCCGGACGTGTCTGGCGAAGGAATGCGGGCGGATCACCCTGGCCCTGGCGCGCTGTCCCTCGCGGGCCTGTTCGGGGCTGACCTCCAGCCACAGCATCCGCGGCCGGCGGCCGGAGAGCCGGGCCAGCAGGGACAGCCAGGTGCGGGTGGTCACCCTGGTGGCGGGCTCGTGCACGAGCACGGGGCCGGGCGCGGTGAGCGCGGCCCAGACGATGCGCAGGTGGTGCAGCAGGTGCACCAGCGGCCGGTAGCAGCGGTAGGGCAGGTTCGGCAGCCACTCGGCCAGCGGGTCGCGGACCTGGTCGGAGTCGAGCACGGTGTACGGGCCGCTGGCGCGCAGCTTGCGCAGCAGGGAGGACTTGCCCGCCCCTGGTAGGCCGGCGAGCAGCATCAGGTCGTGCGGTCGTGCTCGGACCACGAGTGGTCCGGTGCCGGGGCGGCTGGATGTCACGCCGGTGCTGTCCACAACTGAAGAACGTACGGGGCGAACCAGGACGTTCCGCCCACAGCCCGTCGACAGCTGATCGACAGGTGGCTACCCGGAGAGCACCGATGGCGGCCTGGACCCCTCACCGGGCCGCCATCGGCTCTCCGCTGGTGACGCTGTGGCCTCCTGCCACGGCTCCCCACCGTGGTCCCCGAACCGCGTCACGGCAGTCAGCCTGGTCCATTCGTGCAGGTCAGCGCAGCGTGATGGCCCGTGAACCGGACCACGTGGAACTACCTACGTCCCGCTACGCAGCCCTGCCCCCGTTACGGAGCGGGCTGCTGCTCAGCGGGCGGCGGCCAGCACCGCCTTCTCGATCTTGCGACGGGCCGGGCTGCCGGGCTCGTGCAGGCCGTTGTCGGCGGTGGTGAGGCTGAAGGAGTCCACGACGGTGCCGCCGAGGGTGGCCACCCTGGCCCAGCGCACGTCGACCTTGCAGCTCTCCAGTGCGGCCGCGATCCGGTGCAGCAGGCCGATCCGGTCGGTGGCACGCAGTTCCAGCACCACCGCGCCGCTGGCCTCGTCGTCGAACCAGAGCACCTTGGGCGGGGCGATCTGCTCGGGCGGGCCGCCGTAGTCGCGTTCCTTGGCGGCCAGCCGGTCGGTCAGCGAGAGGGTGCCCTCGACCACCTTGACCAGTTGCTCGCGCAGCAGCGCGGCATCGGGCAGGGTGCCGAAGCGCGGGGACACGGTGAAGGTCTCCACCCCGGCCCCGGCGTACGCGCTGACCTCGGCCGCGTGCACCTCGAGGGAGTTGAGCGCGAGCACGCCGCTGGCCAGGGAGAGCAGGCCGATCCGGTCCGGGGCGAGCACGGTGACGGTGGCGGTCTGGCCGTTGGGGGTGATCACCACGTGCGGTTTGCCGGAGGCGACCGCGGCCTCGGCGAGGGCCTGCTGTTCCGGGTCGAGCGGGCCGGGGCCTTCCAGCGGCTCCCCGGCCATCGCGGCGCGGCAGCGGCGGACCAGGTCGGCGATCAGCGCGGCCTTCCACTCCGTCCACACGCCGGGTCCGGTGGCCAGTGAGTCGGCCTCGGCCAGCGCGTGCAGCAGTTCCAGGGCCACCGGGTCGCCGTCGAGGGTGTCCACCACCCGGTGCACGGTGGCCGGGTCCTCCACATCGCGGCGGGTGGCGGTGTGCGGCAGCAGCAGGTGGTGCCGGACCACCCTGGCCACGATGGTCACATCCGAGGGCCACAGGCCGAGGCGTTCGCAGACCTGGGTGGCCAGTGCGGCGCCGACCTCGGAGTGGTCGCCGTCGCGGCCCTTGCCGATGTCGTGCAGCAGGGTGGCCAGCAGCAGCAGGTCGGGGCGGGAGACGGTGGTGGCCAGCCGGGCGGCGTTGGCCACCGCGTGCACCAGGTGCCGGTCCACCGTCCAGGTGTGCGCGGCATCGCGTGGCGGCAGGTCGCGGACGGCGCCCCACTCCGGGAACAGCCGTCCCCACAGGTCGGTCCGGTCCAGCGCCTCGACCACGTCGATCAGCCCGCGTCCGCAGCCGAGCAGGGCGAGCAGTTCCTGGCGGGCCGCGCTGGGCCATGGCCTGCGCAGTTCGGGCGCGGAGTCGGCCAGCCGGGCCAGCGTGCCGGCGGCGATCGGGCTGCCGGTGCGCGCGGCCGAGGCGGCCACCCGCAGCAGCAGGCCGGGATCGCGGGCCGGCACGGCGTCGCGGGCCAGCGCTACCTCGCCGCCGTGCAGCACCACGCCGTCGTCCAGTGGCCGCCTGGCCGGGCCGCGGTTCCACGGGGCGCGACTGCTGAGCGCGGCGAAACCCTTGCGGGGCAGGGCGTTGCGCGCGGTGCGCAGGGCCACGTCGACCGCGTAGGCCACGGTGCGGCCGGTGGCGGAGAGCAGCCTGGCCAGCTCGAAGCGATCGCCGACACCCAGTGCCATGGCGATCTCGTCGCCGTCCTCGGCCCGGATGACGTCGCGGGCCTTGCCGACGCCGCGGTGCAGTTCGGTGCGCACGTCCAGCAGCAGCGTGCGGGCGGCGCGGACCTCGGCGCCGGGCCGGTCCACCAGCTGGGTGGCGGCCAGCGCGTCGAGCAGGTTGAGGTCGCGCAGGCCGCCCTTGCCGTTCTTCAGGTCGGGTTCGACCCGGTGCGCGACCTCGCCGGAGCGCTGCCAGCGGTGTTCGGCGGCCTCGACCAGGTCCTCGAACCGGGTCCGGATGCCCGCCCGCCAGCTCTGCCGCGCGCCGGCGGCGAGTCGTTCGGACAGCGCCTGGTCGCCGACCAGGTGCCGAACCTCCAGCAGGCCGAGCGCGGCACGCAGGTCGGTGGCGGCCACCTTCTCCGCCTCCGAGAGCGTGCGCACCGAGTGGTCCAGGCCGACGCCGGAGTTCCACAGCGGGTACCAGAGCCGGTCGGCCAGCGCGCCGACCTCGGTCCGTCCATTGTGGACAAGAACCAGGTCGAGGTCGGAGTGCGGGGCCAGTTCGCGGCGGCCGAGCGCGCCCACGGCGACCAGTGCGGTGCCGCTGCCCGCGCCGCCGATG contains:
- a CDS encoding CPBP family intramembrane glutamic endopeptidase; the protein is MNAPQTPEPVGDPPAGLRWWAILRGLGERPADALFDTPAKPHRWGFGAFVVSFGAFLLVSVTLSALLRPAPGARIGQFELVAVLALPTLTGALVAVLITMLRGNGPLADLRLRWNWRHAGIGLAIGAIALVPTLYATRIWAAWVGNDQANSAVGKVLDGATMSPVLAVVVFLHLWLVGPLCEEIVYRGLLWGAVERLGWGRWAAFVLSTMVFAVAHFEPERTPLLLFIAIPMGLARMYTGGLLASIVVHQVNNLLPALGMLLIMTGVIPA
- a CDS encoding CPBP family intramembrane glutamic endopeptidase, with the translated sequence MTGAPDHADAPTPPTGFTRPAPPGSPAPPPGEPTAAAASPGQPPPTWPTAPQAEAPAAAAPAAAPHLSAPAALPPSVPAAAPPAGAAAQPHGLGQPPATFPVADIPGYGPAPAAPPSWSTYSAPMRDVDQNRDPYLHPTYYEAQQVAATRTSVHWGILVFVLGYGAFHLAGLIINAVMAGQFRGFDPAEPPVLGPLLLLSFAPNLLLGLVPAIASWWKGSGLRRDFGIVPTLRDLRVGLVCGAISIGAAFLINPIVFGLGGGSPPPATGIFAGNEGRTVWLALLALFLFIGAPLTEELLTRGALWGALEQYRVPRYAILVLTALVFSLMHQEPDRTLALFAQGVAMGWARMLTGRIGASIVAHAVNNLLPALIFFFGANLVPS
- a CDS encoding amidohydrolase family protein, with protein sequence MTQAPPAFHLRGVLLPEGEHRDLWIADGLISHEPVRAAQTLHEGGYLLPGLVDAHCHVGLGPNGAVELPEAVDQARTDRDAGALLLRDCGSPLDTRPLQERADLPRIIRAGRHLSRPKRYIPYISAELEHEELLPAAMAEQAADGDGWVKIVGDWIDRGTGDLAPLWSDRILTEAIAAAHAAGARVTAHVFSEDAVPGLVNAGIDCIEHGTGLTGDTIAEMARRGTALVPTLINIELFPGIAAKAGKYPRYAEHMLDLHARCADTMAAAIEAGVPVYAGTDAGGGIKHGRIADEIAALHRVGMSREAAIGAASWAAREWLGRPALTHGAPADLVVYAEDPRSDLGVLRSPELVVLGGHPYT
- the ffh gene encoding signal recognition particle protein — encoded protein: MFDTLSDRLTSVLKNLRGKGKLSDADIDATCREIRIALLEADVALPVVRSFIAQIKERAKGAEVSQALNPAQQVVKIVNEELVAILGGETRRLNLAKTPPTVIMLAGLQGAGKTTLAGKLAKHLAGQNHTPLLVACDLQRPNAVNQLQVVGQRAGVPVFAPEPGNGVGDPVAVARLAIEEARKSQHDLVIVDTAGRLGVDEELMKQAADIRDAVQPDEVLFVVDAMIGQDAVSTATAFQEGVGFTGVVLTKLDGDARGGAALSVREVTGQPIMYASNGEKLEDFDVFHPDRMASRILGMGDVLTLIEQAEQVFDAQEAEKQAQKLGAGELTLEDFLQQMMAVRKMGPIANLLGMLPGAGQMKDAIAQVDEKQLDRVQAIIRGMTPAERADPKIINASRRQRIAKGSGVAISEINNLVNRFFDAKKMMQQMAGRFGIGGGSATRGGGKGRKGKKGKKGKGPTPPKIRGGFPGMGGMPGFPGGMPDLSGMPKGLNELPPALSNLDQLPPGFDPSKLKFDK
- a CDS encoding AAA family ATPase, yielding MVRARPHDLMLLAGLPGAGKSSLLRKLRASGPYTVLDSDQVRDPLAEWLPNLPYRCYRPLVHLLHHLRIVWAALTAPGPVLVHEPATRVTTRTWLSLLARLSGRRPRMLWLEVSPEQAREGQRARARVIRPHSFARHVRRALRISARLTAGRPLRGWPEVTLIYRSDVANGLKLELVGSRSR